CCCAGCACGAAGAAAGTATAACTGCATTCGCAAGGTGGGCAGCTGCAGCTGCCGAACACTTTAAGAATAACAATATAATCTGGGAAATATGGAACGAACCCAACATAAGTTTCTGGAAACCCAAACCTGACGTCACGCAATATACCACATTGGCCTTGGCCACCTGTAAGGCTGTCAAAAAAGTTGTTCCCAACGCCATAATCATCGGTCCAGCTTCCTCTGAAATACCCCTAAAGTTTATTGAACCTTTTCTGGCTTCAGGAATACTTCAATATCTCAATGCGGTTAGTGTCCATCCTTACCGCGATTATTCCAAGTCACCCGAAACTGCTGTTGCCGATTACAAAAAACTACACGAATTGATTGACCGATATACCCCTGCCTCGAAGAAAATGATACCGATAATAAGCAGTGAATGGGGTTATTCATCAGCCACAAAAGGTGTTTCCCAGGAAAAGCAGGCAGCATATATTGTCCGAATGCAATTATCGAACATGCTTTATGGTATTCCCCTCTCAATTTGGTACGATTGGAAAAACGACGGGAATGATCCCAATGAACATGAACAAAACTTCGGAACTACTCTATCAGACCTGACGCCCAAACCTGCCTATAAAACCATTCAGCTCATGAACATGCAGCTGAAAAACTTTAGTTTTTTGAAAAGAATAACGCTTGAAAACAGCAACGATTTTGTGCTGGTTTTTAAAAATGATAAAAATCAATATAAGATCACAGCCTGGACAACGGATGCAGAACATTCTGTCATATTAAACAATAGAATATCCGGAATTATAAAAGCAACTGCCACAGACGGCAATGGTAATGCTAAAAAATTAAAAACAGAAAAAGGGATATTATCCCTGAACCTGACTGCTTTACCCCAATATATTGCACTTCAGGGAAATATCAGATTAAATTAAGTTGCAACATAGCAGCACAAAATATATAAAGCAATAAAAAATCAAAGAGGAATGAACTATTTATTCGTTCCTCTTTTTTCGTTGATTATCTTCTTAACTTCGCTGACCAACAAAGGAAAAGCTGGTTCGGTCATCGAGTGCCCGTATCCGTCCAACTCATATAAGCGGGTATTTTTATGCCCGGCAACTTTCATCATCCGCATCAGGTAAGCATTTTCTTCATAACGGCCCAGCATTTCCAGCTCCCGGTCACCGGTGATTAATAACAAAGGTGGGGCATCAGCACGGACGTGATTAAGCGGTGCCAAGTCATCAACCACTGGCTGCGTATCAGGTATCCCTCGTTCATGACGGATCGCAATATGCGTAATTGTTTGTCCGCTCAACGGAATAAGGCCGGCGATACGGTTTGCATCAATGTGATAAACATCAAGCCATCTTTTATCCAAGCCCACCATAAGGGTCAGATAGCCTCCGGCAGAATGGCCGGAAACAAAAATCAGTGAAGGATCGCCGCCAAAACTTTGTATATGATTGAAAACCCAGGCCACAGATGCAGCGGCATCTTCAATAAATTTCGGAGAATGAACTTTAGGCGACAGGCGATAATTAACCCCCACAACAGCAAATCCTTTTCCCTTCAACGCCTCAGGAATTTCTTTTTCTCCGGAAGTCAGGCCTCCTCCATGAAACCAAACGACGGTTGCAAACCCCTTGACGTTTTTGGGATAATAAAGATCCAGAACACATTGATTGGCCACATAACTATCTGACTGATGTTCCTGATCATTATAATAGGGAACATTCAATGCAGTAGAATATTCAACTTTTTGAGCAAATGCGGCAAGTCCAAAGCTAATAGCCAGGAATAGCAATATAGCTTTTCTCATAATAAATTTATTTTAATAATTTATATTTCTCTAATTTCCTTATCAATTGTTCTGCTTTTCTTTTTGTTGAATTTCTGGAATTGTTTGAAGCAATCTGAATAAATTCAACCACTTTCTGATTATTATTTATTTCACCTAGAAAAGGTTTCAAGGCATCCAGTACCTTTCCTGTTGCTATATTTTTGCATTCTTCCGTGTCAAATTTATCCCGGGATACAGCCAGCAGCTCATCAATTATTTGTGGCAAGTATTGATGTTTGTTTTGAGCAATCAGTTCAAGAGCAAAAATTGCATGATTACAGGTGATTAATTTACCGGCATGCAAAAGCTTAAAAAGATCGTTTATTTTTTCAACCGTTTTGTCTTCCTTATCCACACGCGAAAGATAGCCAATGAT
Above is a window of Bacteroidota bacterium DNA encoding:
- a CDS encoding cellulase family glycosylhydrolase, encoding KGLSKTFGPSDQICAGVNIHFIKGNEKDLDMIAAAGFKFIRMDFSWQSTERTKGVYNWENYDELTRNLSKRGLRAIYILDYSNSLYEEPVSSTNPLTSKGQKATSSPQHEESITAFARWAAAAAEHFKNNNIIWEIWNEPNISFWKPKPDVTQYTTLALATCKAVKKVVPNAIIIGPASSEIPLKFIEPFLASGILQYLNAVSVHPYRDYSKSPETAVADYKKLHELIDRYTPASKKMIPIISSEWGYSSATKGVSQEKQAAYIVRMQLSNMLYGIPLSIWYDWKNDGNDPNEHEQNFGTTLSDLTPKPAYKTIQLMNMQLKNFSFLKRITLENSNDFVLVFKNDKNQYKITAWTTDAEHSVILNNRISGIIKATATDGNGNAKKLKTEKGILSLNLTALPQYIALQGNIRLN
- a CDS encoding alpha/beta hydrolase, coding for MRKAILLFLAISFGLAAFAQKVEYSTALNVPYYNDQEHQSDSYVANQCVLDLYYPKNVKGFATVVWFHGGGLTSGEKEIPEALKGKGFAVVGVNYRLSPKVHSPKFIEDAAASVAWVFNHIQSFGGDPSLIFVSGHSAGGYLTLMVGLDKRWLDVYHIDANRIAGLIPLSGQTITHIAIRHERGIPDTQPVVDDLAPLNHVRADAPPLLLITGDRELEMLGRYEENAYLMRMMKVAGHKNTRLYELDGYGHSMTEPAFPLLVSEVKKIINEKRGTNK